A genomic segment from Thermotoga neapolitana DSM 4359 encodes:
- a CDS encoding NAD(P)/FAD-dependent oxidoreductase, with amino-acid sequence MKAVVIGAGVFGSLIARELTKYDLEVILIEKNLDVGWGVTKANSAVIHAGYDDPPGSVRAQFCARGNAMYEKLSKELDFEFKRTGSFVVAFNDEELKELEHLLKQGEENGVAGLTILERDEIFSMEPNLNPEIRYALYAPTAGITEPWMVAISAVENALQNGLKLVLGEQVLGFVKMNGRIKKVITDKHEYEADIVINCAGLHADEIAKMAGAEYVPLHPRKGEYILLDKKLQGLVKRVIFPTPTKISKGILVLPTVDGGILLGPTAEDLPEEMKNRPLTTREGLEKVREFTRKLVPSLDFSLVVKTFSGLRPESPQKDFFIKKSETVENFVNVMATRSPGLTAAPAVAEYVVEELIQERMRLPLIRKKNFNPLREGIKRYSSLPIEEWKREIEKDPRAGKLVCFCNEVTEKEIVEAIRRGARTLDGVKFRTRAMFGRCQGGFCMARILKILERELNTDMSEIRMKSKNSWIVNGKVRE; translated from the coding sequence TTGAAGGCGGTTGTCATCGGTGCGGGTGTGTTCGGTTCTCTCATCGCAAGAGAACTGACGAAGTACGATCTTGAAGTCATACTCATAGAGAAAAACCTCGATGTAGGCTGGGGTGTAACAAAGGCAAATTCTGCTGTTATCCACGCGGGATACGACGATCCTCCTGGAAGTGTTCGGGCACAGTTCTGTGCGAGAGGAAACGCCATGTATGAGAAACTCTCGAAAGAACTGGATTTTGAGTTCAAAAGAACTGGCTCTTTCGTGGTGGCGTTCAACGACGAAGAGCTGAAAGAGCTCGAGCACCTGCTCAAGCAAGGTGAGGAAAACGGTGTCGCTGGTTTAACCATCCTGGAAAGGGACGAGATCTTTTCGATGGAGCCCAATCTCAATCCAGAGATCAGATACGCTCTTTATGCACCAACGGCTGGTATCACAGAACCCTGGATGGTCGCCATCTCGGCCGTGGAAAATGCCCTTCAAAATGGTCTGAAACTCGTTCTAGGTGAACAGGTTCTGGGTTTTGTGAAGATGAACGGCCGTATAAAGAAAGTGATCACCGATAAACACGAGTACGAGGCAGACATCGTGATAAATTGTGCGGGGCTTCACGCAGACGAGATAGCGAAAATGGCCGGAGCGGAGTACGTTCCTTTACATCCCAGAAAAGGGGAGTACATCCTTCTTGACAAGAAACTTCAGGGGCTCGTGAAGAGGGTGATATTCCCAACGCCCACGAAGATTTCAAAAGGAATTCTCGTTCTTCCCACCGTCGATGGTGGAATCCTCCTTGGCCCAACCGCCGAAGATCTTCCGGAAGAAATGAAAAACAGGCCCCTTACCACCAGAGAGGGCCTCGAAAAGGTGCGAGAGTTCACAAGGAAGCTCGTGCCATCTCTTGATTTCTCACTTGTTGTGAAGACTTTCTCCGGTCTCAGACCTGAAAGCCCCCAGAAGGATTTCTTCATAAAGAAAAGTGAAACGGTGGAAAACTTCGTGAACGTCATGGCTACAAGATCTCCAGGACTCACGGCAGCACCCGCCGTGGCGGAGTACGTGGTGGAAGAACTCATCCAGGAAAGAATGAGGCTTCCGCTCATCAGAAAGAAAAATTTCAACCCACTGAGGGAAGGAATAAAACGCTACTCATCCTTGCCCATCGAGGAGTGGAAAAGGGAGATAGAAAAAGATCCACGTGCGGGGAAACTGGTCTGTTTTTGCAACGAGGTAACCGAGAAAGAGATCGTGGAAGCGATCAGAAGGGGTGCAAGAACGCTCGATGGAGTCAAATTCAGAACAAGGGCGATGTTTGGAAGGTGTCAAGGGGGATTCTGTATGGCAAGGATTCTAAAGATCCTCGAGCGAGAACTCAACACGGATATGTCTGAGATCAGGATGAAATCGAAAAACAGCTGGATCGTGAACGGGAAGGTGAGAGAATGA
- a CDS encoding glycerol-3-phosphate responsive antiterminator — protein sequence MGKAVNLYPVIPAIRTEKDIEEALASPSTLVFLLTGNVANIEEVVYNLKKGNKEVFVHIDLVKGLSFDKCSLEFLKDVVGADGIISTHISLLKAARKLGLKIIQRVFLVDSGAMESGIVQAKDLEPDFLEILPGIIPEVIEEISSRYPGNIIAGGLVRKKEQIFAALKAGAKAISTSCKDLWKIL from the coding sequence ATGGGAAAAGCAGTGAATCTATATCCTGTGATTCCGGCCATCAGGACAGAAAAAGACATCGAAGAGGCTCTGGCTTCACCCTCTACCTTGGTATTTCTACTGACGGGAAACGTGGCGAACATCGAAGAGGTGGTTTATAACCTCAAAAAGGGAAACAAGGAAGTTTTCGTTCACATCGATCTTGTGAAAGGATTATCGTTTGACAAATGTTCACTCGAATTTCTCAAAGACGTTGTGGGTGCTGATGGAATTATTTCCACGCACATCTCACTGTTAAAAGCGGCCAGAAAACTCGGATTGAAGATCATTCAGAGAGTATTTCTCGTGGATTCCGGAGCCATGGAAAGCGGCATAGTTCAGGCAAAAGACCTGGAGCCAGACTTTCTGGAGATACTGCCAGGTATCATTCCAGAAGTCATCGAGGAAATATCCAGTCGATACCCTGGGAATATTATCGCAGGAGGCCTGGTGAGGAAAAAAGAACAGATCTTTGCTGCCTTGAAAGCTGGAGCAAAGGCTATCTCAACAAGTTGCAAAGATCTCTGGAAAATTCTATAA